Proteins found in one Canis lupus baileyi chromosome 18, mCanLup2.hap1, whole genome shotgun sequence genomic segment:
- the LOC140609273 gene encoding large ribosomal subunit protein eL43-like, translating to MAKRTKKVGIVGKYGTRYGASLRKMVKKIEISQHAKYTCSFCGKTKMKRRAVGIWHCGSCMKTVAGGAWTYNTTSAVTVKSANRRLKELKDQ from the coding sequence ATGGCCAAACGCACCAAGAAGGTCGGGATCGTGGGTAAATACGGGACCCGCTACGGGGCCTCGCTCAGGAAGATGGTGAAGAAGATCGAGATCAGCCAGCACGCCAAGTACACCTGCTCCTTCTGCGGCAAGACCAAGATGAAAAGGCGAGCGGTGGGCATCTGGCACTGCGGCTCCTGCATGAAGACCGTGGCCGGGGGCGCCTGGACCTACAACACCACTTCTGCTGTCACAGTAAAGTCTGCCAACAGAAGACTGAAGGAGTTGAAAGACCAGTAG